Proteins encoded together in one Drosophila albomicans strain 15112-1751.03 chromosome 2R, ASM965048v2, whole genome shotgun sequence window:
- the LOC127565996 gene encoding uncharacterized protein LOC127565996 has protein sequence MAQATPADELKVGDIVFAKSRGHIAWPAKLIGSVNKTVARVEYILTEEKSDVLYKNIWLYNDANKKQFITKENLSYEAFAKAIYYTERQLNTFPIYDDLRLLHQMLQQRDTLSVEPQFIAEINKLRSSLTKTSQNYNMALQAFAELLEMPQSQLMLVRSPEAVESIGMLCRFVNPGSKNQMVVEIVRNKAKQLMQRFAAAFPKPYRKENFRDEYRMLCAIYSRHMTVTRIVKQSSTTEAKQTINISK, from the exons ATGGCCCAAGCGACGCCAGCTG ATGAACTCAAAGTGGGTGACATTGTGTTTGCCAAGTCACGTGGTCATATAGCCTGGCCCGCCAAACTGATCGGCAGTGTCAACAAAACCGTGGCACGCGTCGAATACATTCTTACAGAGGAGAAATCAGATGTGCTTTACAAAAATATCTGGCTGTATAACGATGCGAACAAAAAACAGTTTATTACCAAAGAAAATCTGAGCTATGAAGCATTCGCAAAAGCGATTTATTACACCGAACGTCAGCTCAACACTTTCCCTATCTATGACGATCTGCGTTTGCTGCACCAAATGCTACAGCAACGCGACACTTTGTCAGTGGAACCACAATTCATTGCAGAGATCAACAAACTGCGCAGCTCTCTCACAAAGACAAGTCAAAACTATAATATGGCATTGCAGGCGTTTGCAGAGTTACTCGAGATGCCCCAAAGTCAGCTGATGCTCGTACGCAGTCCCGAGGCTGTGGAGTCCATTGGGATGTTGTGTCGCTTTGTCAACCCGGGGTCGAAAAATCAAATGGTTGTGGAGATAGTGCGAAACAAGGCAAAGCAGCTAATGCAACGCTTTGCGGCCGCATTTCCAAAACCGTATCGCAAGGAGAACTTTCGTGATGAATACCGAATGCTCTGTGCGATTTACAGTCGTCACATGACGGTCACAAGAATTGTCAAACAGTCGTCGACGACGGAAgctaagcaaacaataaatataagcaaataa
- the LOC117575474 gene encoding putative inorganic phosphate cotransporter, whose amino-acid sequence MEKEREETKSMNNTDMDVDADMDVKPEQVPRLGLRHLQALLLFLGLVVTTILQFNVGVAVVAMTNATSSDPEIPHYNWTEAEKSYILSSFYWGSALTQFPGGYLCKRFGAKLVLFWGVIGSALLTLWTPQSIYVASWRAYCGIRFVQGLCQGVTWPCIHQHLANWAPAVERTRLGAFAYTGFDWGNVMAMYGAGMLASSGWGWPGISYVSGGMALTWCLLWLIFGANRANEAPCIGEAEKLYIIGDNQRCARRERRLAIPWRGIFTSPPFYALLCARCADTWGLATMQTELPSYLSGVLGLEMQKNALFSALPFLLMWGMCYVYLLIADLLLRRRCLSLTALRKTYNSIALWTPAAIMLALGFVDKTQKPLALALVTLSVGVSSAATIGSELNTIDLSPVHASILSGILCTFTNLVAMLTPLVVGVLVTDQTERSEWQVVFTIVATVLFGGNVIYLIWGTAETQPWNDSESRRESLDFEDAKLEIDGHANANTNANKILN is encoded by the exons ATGGAGAAAGAAAGGGAGGAGACGAAGTCTATGAACAACACGGATATGGATGTCGATGCCGATATGGATGTGAAGCCAGAGCAAG TGCCACGCCTTGGCCTGCGTCACCTGCAGGCGTTGCTGCTTTTTCTGGGCCTGGTCGTGACCACGATACTGCAATTcaatgtgggcgtggctgtggTTGCCATGACAAATGCCACATCCTCTGATCCTGAGATACCC CACTACAACTGGACGGAAGCAGAGAAATCGTACATCCTCTCGAGCTTCTACTGGGGCTCGGCCCTGACGCAATTTCCCGGCGGTTACCTCTGCAAGCGTTTCGGGGCCAAGCTCGTGCTCTTCTGGGGCGTCATCGGCTCGGCGCTGCTGACCTTGTGGACACCCCAAAGCATTTACGTGGCCAGCTGGCGAGCATATTGCGGCATCCGCTTTGTGCAGGGTCTGTGCCAGGGCGTCACATGGCCCTGCATCCATCAGCATCTGGCCAATTGGGCACCGGCCGTGGAGCGAACACGTCTTGGGGCCTTTGCCTACACCGGCTTCGATTGGGGCAATGTGATGGCCATGTACGGAGCGGGGATGTTGGCCAGCTCCGGCTGGGGTTGGCCAGGGATCAGTTATGTATCCGGTGGCATGGCGTTGACCTGGTGTCTGCTCTGGCTGATCTTTGGCGCCAATCGAGCGAACGAGGCGCCGTGCATAGGCGAGGCGGAGAAGCTCTACATCATCGGGGACAATCAACGATGTGCTCGGCGAGAACGTCGCCTGGCAATTCCATGGCGAGGCATCTTCACATCGCCGCCCTTCTATGCCCTGCTCTGTGCCCGCTGTGCGGACACTTGGGGCTTGGCCACCATGCAGACGGAGTTGCCGTCTTATTTGAGCGGCGTTCTGGGACTGGAGATGCAGAAGAATGCTCTGTTCTCGGCACTGCCTTTTCTGCTGATGTGGGGCATGTGTTATGTGTATCTGTTGATTGCGGACTTGTTGCTGCGACGTCGTTGCCTCAGCTTGACAGCGCTCCGCAAGACGTACAACAGCATTGCACTCTGGACACCGGCAGCCATCATGTTGGCTCTGGGCTTTGTGGACAAGACACAAAAGCCTCTGGCTTTGGCCCTGGTCACTTTGAGTGTGGGCGTCAGCAGTGCAGCGACAATTGGCAGCGAACTGAACACAATTGATCTATCGCCGGTGCATGCGAGCATTCTCTCGGGGATTCTGTGCACCTTCACCAATCTGGTGGCCATGCTGACGCCGTTGGTGGTCGGGGTTTTGGTCACAGATCAAACGGAGCGCAGCGAGTGGCAAGTTGTGTTCACCATTGTGGCCACTGTGCTCTTTGGTGGCAATGTGATCTATCTCATTTGGGGCACGGCGGAGACGCAGCCATGGAATGACAGCGAATCGAGGCGGGAATCGTTGGACTTTGAGGATGCCAAACTTGAGATTGATGGCCATGCGAATGccaatacaaatgcaaataaaatacttaattaa